TTGACGGCGACCCGTAAGATCGACGATTCGTTGGTCAACGCGCAAGAAACTCGCCGCATCCTGGACCGTTTGTACGGGTTCGATATGTCGAATCTGCTGTGGCGAAAAATTGGCAAAGGCACCAGCGCCGGGCGTGTCCAATCGGTCGCGGTCCGCTTGATCGTCGATCGCGAACGCGACCGGATTGCGTTCGTGGACTCGACATACTGGGACTTGGAAGCGGTCTTTCTGACCGGCAAAAAAGAATCGCTTCAGGCGACACTCTCGACCGTCGATGGGCGACGGATTCCTCGAGGTACCGATTTCGATTCGACAACCGGCAAGCTGAAGAAGAAAGACCTGTTGCAGTTGAACGAGGCCGAAGCGATCGCGTTGGCAGCAAAGTTGCGCACATCGGACTTCAAAGTCACCAAGGTCGAAGTCAAACCGTTCACCCAACGGCCGCTGCCGCCGTTCACGACCAGCACGATGCAGCAGGAAGCCAACCGAAAACTTGGATTCACGGCCAAACGAGCCATGAGTGCGGCCCAGCGTTTGTACGAGAATGGTTACATCACTTACATGCGTACCGACAGCGTGACGCTTTCGACCGAAGCGATCACGGCGTCACGCGATTTGGTGCGCTCGGAATACGGCCCCGATTTCCTGCACCCCGAAGTCCGCGTTTACAAGGGCAAAGTCAAGAACGCCCAAGAGGCTCACGAGGCGATTCGCCCGGCCGGGACACCGTTCCGTGTGCCCGAGACGATTCGCGGCGAGCTGGATTCCGATCAATTCCGATTGTTTGATCTGATTTGGAAACGCACCGTTGCCTGCCAAATGGCGGATGCAAAGAAACAACGCATCAGTATCACGATCGAAGGCGGCGGCGCAACGTTCACAGCGTCGGGAACCAGCATCCTGTTCGAAGGATTCTTGCGGGCCTACGTCGAAGGTAGCGACAACCCCGAAGAAGAACTGGCAAGCAAAGAAAAGCTGTTGCCCAATGTCAAGGAATCGGATCCGCTGGACACGAAGAGTCTCGATCCGAAGAGCCACACGACCCAACCACCGGCGCGGTACACCGAAGCCTCGCTAACCCAAACGTTGGAAGAAAAGGGCATCGGCCGGCCGTCGACGTTCGCGTCGATCATCGGCACGATCACGGACGAACGACGAAACTACATCCTGAAAAAAGGCTCGGCACTGGTCCCCACTTGGCGTGCGTTCAGCGTCACACGATTGATGGAACAGCACTTCGGCACATTGGTCGACTATGAATTCACGGCGGAACTGGAAGACTTCCTCGATTCGATCAGCCGCAACGAGGGCAACCGCGAAGAGTATTTGCGGAAGTTCTATTTTGGTGACGATTCGAATGACAAGCACAACGTCGGGCTGAAAAATCGCTTGGTCGAAAAGCTGGAAGAGATCGACCCGAAAGCCTCCGCGATGTTCTTGATCGGGAAACCGGACAGCGGCGAATTCCAGGACGAAGTCTTCGTCCGCGTCGGTAAATTCGGGCCGTACCTGGAACAGGGCGAGCGAACTGCGTCGATCCCCGAAGGATTGCCACCGGACGAAATGGATTTGACAAAGGCGGTCGAGTTGCTCGAGGCTGGCCAGGTCGAAGAAGAACCGATCGGGACTCACCCCGAATCCGGCAAGCCGATCTTCGTCAAAGTCGGACGCTTTGGGCCGTATCTGCAATTGGGCGAGCCGGACGATCCCGAAAAACGCAACCAGGGCCTGCTCAAGGGCATGGAAGTCGCCGATTTGACTTTCGATTTGGCCTGCAAACTGCTGACCCTGCCCAGGACGCTAGGCGAGCATCCGGAAATGAAGGCTCCGGTGCAAGCATTTGACGGTCGATTCGGGCCGTACATCAAATGCGAAAAAGAAACCCGGTCGCTGCCCGCGGGTGTATCGCCGCTGGAGGTGACGTTTGACGAGGCGATGGAGTTGCTGAAGCAGCCCAAACAACGCGGACGGGGAACGCCCAAAGAACCGCTGCGGATGTACGAAAAGCCGTCGCCGATCACAGAGAAAGAAGTCAAAATCCTAGAGGGACGGTTTGGGCCCTATGTCACCGACGGCGCGACCAATGCCAGTCTGCGAAAGGATATGGACCCGAAGGAAATGACCTTCGAGGCCGCGCTGGACCTGTTGGCCGAACGGGCAGCAAAGGGACCGACGAAGAAGAAAAAAGCTGCCAAAAAGAAGGCAACGAAAAAGACAGCGACAAAGAAGAAGGCCGCGAAAAAGAAAACTGCCACGAAAAAGACAGCCAAAAAGAAGGGCGTCGCAAAAAAGAAACCCTAAACCGGGCTACCCCAAGTGGACCCGCGACGCCGTTGCGGGACGTGAACCGCGAAGCAGTTCACGGAAAACCACCGAAGACCCTGCGAGCGGAGTTGCAGTACCACGCTGGAGGGGCATCGGGTTGCTCGGAAAACGCCCTCTTTCGGAAAACTTCTCCGTTCATTAAACTCCCGACCCAACCAAAACCACCCCAGGATTGAATAGATGCCGTCCGGAATCGAACGCGTTCGCGAAATTCGCCGTCGCCGCACCCGCAAGAAAAAAGTGGCCAAGCTTCTGGCACGTGCTGCCGCTGGAACGATGGAAAAATCGGAAGTCGCACGCAAACTGCGTCGCATGACTACCGGTGCCGAGATCATCATCGCTCGCGAAGGCCTGAAGTAAGCCGGCGAAACGACGCCTCGCTACTTCTTAATCGCAACCCCACCGGTTCGGCCGATCGGGTTTCGCGTGTCAATCACGGTGCCGTCCAGTTTCCGCGACATCACCGATTCGATGCGGCGGACCAACTCTTTCAGATCCGACGGCGAGCCCTCGACGTCCATCGTCACGCTGCCATCCGATTCGTTGCACACCGTCCCGTGGACATCCAACCCGCGGGACTGCTGCACGGCCGTAACGCGGAATCCCACACCCTGGACGTGGCCGGTGAACGAAACCAAATAGCGGATCGGCGGGACTGCCATCACCCGTGGGTACGATGAAGCGGTTCTTCATCAACCGTATCGCCGATTTCGGCATCAAGTTTCGAAGGTACGACCGCACCGGTGATCCGCTCGATCACCACCATGCACATGTCGTCGAACGGCGGCGCGTCGCCGATGTGCTCGAGCACTTCTTTGACGATCCTATCCTTCACCGTATCGGCGTCCCCTTCTTGAGCGGTCAAGGTTCTCAAGCGATCGATGCCGAACTCCTCGTCCTGCATATCCATCGCTTCGTTGATGCCGTCGGTGTATAGCACCGCCAAGTCACCGACTTCGAACTTGAATCGGACGACCTCGTATTCCATGCCGTCGTCGATCGCGATGGGAAGTCCGGACTCTTCTTCGCTGGGTTCACAAATTGATTTGTCCGAGTACTTTCGCACCAGCGGCGCCATGTGGCCCGCATTCACGATCGAAACATACTCGTCGGTCGGGTCGATGACGATCAACAGGAACGTGATGAATCGCTCGACATGCAAACGGCTCATCCGATCGTTCAAACGTTCGATGGCTTTGCCGACGTGCGGATCGCTGGCCAAACAGAATCGCGTTTCCGCGGACAGCTTTGCCATAAACATGGCCGCCGCAACCCCGTGACCGACCACGTCGGCAACGACGATCGCCACACGTCCGTCGTTCAAATGGATGTAGTCGAAGTAGTCGCCACCGATATGATTGGCCGCCTGATAGAAACTGCGGACGCAGAATCCGGTCGCATCCGGTGGTGTTTGGGGAAGGAAAGCCTGCTGAACTTCGGTGGCAAGTTTTAAATCCTGCTCCACCTCGCGTTGGTGCAACGCCCGTTCATGCATCCGCGCGTTGTTGATCACGATACCGGCCTGGGCGGCAACGCCGGCCAGCAAGTCCGTGTCCTCTTCGCGAAATTGGCCGCGTCCTTGAGTCGAATCGATCTGAAGCGCGCCGAACGCCTTGCCTTCCGCATCTAAAAGCGGCGCGCAGATCATCGACTTGATCGAAAAGTCGGCGATCGATTGGCTGCTATCGAATCGACTGTCTTCCGACGCATCCAGCGACAAGATCGCTTCGCCCGACGTCATCACCTCGCGCAAGATCGTGCGGCTGATTCGGATCGTTTCCGTTTCGTCCTGCAGCGCTCGCGTCTTGACCCAGCGTGGGATCAAGTTGCCAGCCGCGTCCTGCATGACAATGAATCCACGGTCGGCCGCCGGGAAGATGCCGAACAAACTGCTAAGCACTTTGGGCAACACTTCGTCGACGGACAATGCACCGGTCAGGTTGCGATTGATCTGCATCAACGCCTCGAGTTTCGCCTCGGGCGTCGCGATCATCTTCAGCCCGTCCGCCGAGCTGCGGAATTCGATCTTCGCGCCGACGCCTGACGAGCTTGAATCGTCACCGATCGCTCGGTCGGTATCCTGCTCATCGACCATCATGATGCCGAAGTTCGTGCCTTCGAACGTCATCTCACTGCCCGCTCGAGCGAATTCGGGGACCGCGTCCGTCTGGAACACGAACTCGACGTCGCTGACGCGAATGCGGTCGCCCGGCTTCAATTGTTCGGGGCCCGTCAACAATTGACCGTTCAGGAACGTGCCATTGCGGCTGCCACAATCTTCGACCGCGAACCCTTGATTCTGCTGGAACACTTTGGCGTGATAACGGCTGACCGCGCCAGCGTCCACGACGATGCTGCACTCGGGGTGCCGTCCCAGGGTTGTCTCACGATCGACAAGCTCGAATCGTTCGGATCCGCCGCTGCCGCTACTGGTAACCAAGAAAGCCATCAACAAATCCCTGTGCCGTATGAACGCGTAAGCCGCCTATTGTAGGTAGCAGCCACCCGGTCCACAACGAAGCAAAGGGTGGTCCCAGGGCCAATCGTTTGTTGAATCTGGCATATTTCCAAGCGAGAAACCCAAGCAAGCGAATTCCAAACATCGCCTCAGATTCACTCGCTCGTGCCGGAGCTCGCCCTACGCCACTCGCAACAGGGCTCGTTTCGATTCGATCTGGTCGATCGCTTCACAAACATCCTCGACCGTGATCGCCCGCATCGCCGTATTGTCCGCTCGGCGACGATGAGTCCGCGATCCGCTCTCGTATTCTTTCTGAATCGCGAATTGACCGTAGGGTCCCGAGTCACCGGGGCGAGTCGCACCGTACAGCCCGATCGTGTCGGCGCCGACGGCGACGGCGATATGCAGCGGGCCGGTGTCGCCGCTGATGAACAAGTCAGACTGCTCGATCAACGCGCCCAAATGATGCAGGTCCGTATCGGGTGCCAAAATCGCCGAGCCCTCGGAATGCGAAACAATCTGTTCCGCCATCAATCGTTCTTCGAACGTGCCCCAGACGACGACGCTGCGGTAACCATACCGATCGCGTGCGAACTTGGCCGTTTGCCCGAACCGATCCGCTTCCCAGGCCTTGGATGCCCACGTCGCGCCGGGATTCAACACCGCCATTCGCGATGAAGCGATCGTCCGGCGCCATCGCGCCGCCCAGGCACGCGAAGCCGGCGACAGCGGCAGCTTCCACTGCACGCGCGGCGAGTGAATGTCAAGCGGAATCAGCAACTCAAGCGAGCGATCGGTCACGTGCGAAAACACGGGTGGGACACGAACGTTGTTCAACAGTCGGCTGACCTCTCCGCCGTGCTTTCCCGCATACCCGATCCGCTGTTTCGCGCCAGACAAAAAGCCGGCCAACGCCGATTTCGTCAGCCCCTGGCAATCGATCGAGGTCTCGAAACCGTATGGCTTCAACAATGCTTTCGTCTCGCGGACACGTCGGGCCGATGTGAACCAGCCCCGCTCGAGTTCGATGACGGCGTCCAATGCTTGGTGGCCGCGGACCATCGGCGCAGCCTTCTTCTCGATCACCCACCCGATGTAGGCCGTCGGAAAATGCTCGCGAATCGCGCAGGCAACCGGCAAAGTCAAAATCGAGTCGCCGATCGCACTCATGCGAGAAATCAAAATTCGCGGCGAGCCATTCGTTTCCATCACTGCGATCCTTCGCGCGAGAGAAAAATATGTATTCAGACGGAAGGGTACGAAGAAACGCCGCCATGGCGAAAGAGGAGTCCGCATGGCCTACACAGAACACCTCCGCGGCGTCAAACTGGGGATTCCCGCGTATCCTGATCCCTGTCGCCAGAAACACGAATCCGATTCTCATGACACGTATCTTCGCTATCTTACTTATGCTGAACCTAGCCCTAACGACCTCACCGCCCGACGTTCTCGGCGACGAGGGCATGTACCTGTTCAACGACCTGCCGACGAAGCTGCTAAAGGATCGGCACGGATTCGAGCCGTCGGCGGAATGGGCCGACCATTTGCGGCTCAGTTCGGTGCGTTTCAACAGCGGCGGCAGCGGCTCGTTCATCTCGTCCGACGGCTTGGTTTTGACCAACCACCACGTCGCCAGCGACACGTTGCACAAGTTGTCGACGCCCGAGCGAAATTTGATCGACGACGGTTTCTTAGCCAAAACGAAAGCCGACGAACTGAAGACACCCGATCTGGAATTGAACCAGTTGGTTTCGATCGAAGATGTGACCAACCGCATCAACGCGGGAGTCAAAACCGACGCTTCGGCCGAAGACGCGGCGACCCAGCGGCGCGCCGCGATCGCGAAGATCGAAAGTGAATCGACCGAATCGACGGGGCTGCGCAGTGACGTGGTCACACTGTTCGGCGGTGCCCAGTATCACCTGTACCGTTACAAAAAATACACCGACGTGCGGTTGGTTTGGGCGCCCGAAACCGAAGCCGCGTTTTTCGGCGGCGACGCCGACAACTTTGAATACCCGCGTTTCAACGTCGATGCGACGATCATGCGGGTCTACGAAAACGGGCAACCCGCCAAACTGGATCACTATTTGAAATGGAACCGTGATCCGATCACCGATGGCGAATTGGTGTTCGTCAGCGGCAACCCGGGCCGGACGCAACGTATCTTCACGGTCGCGGCGTTGGAATTTTTGCGAGACGACCGAATCCCCTATGTGCTGGAATATCTGCGTCGCAAAGAGATCCTGATGCAGCAATTCGGACTCGAGGGCAAAGAGCAAACACGGCGTGCTCGCGACGAATTGTTCGGTATCCAGAACGCGCGCAAGGCGTACACCGGAATGCTGGCGGGACTGCAAAACCCGCAAACAATGGCAACCAAGCGAGGCCGCGAAGATCGATTGCTGCAACAAGTCGGCGAACGAGACGAAATCAAAGGACTGGCGTCGGCTTGGAAAGAAGTCAACGAAATTCAGGCCGAGAAACGCGAGATGCTTTCGCAATCGGCATCACTACGAAGCACCCTGTTCGATCTGGCTCAACAGATCGCACTGTTGGCGGCCGAAGATAAGAAGCCGAACGAAGAACGGCTTCGCGGTTTCACCGATTCATCGCGAGACTCGTTGCTGCAAGAACTGTTAAGCACCGCGCCGATCTACACCGACTTAGAACAGGCCAAGCTGGCCGATGAATTGTCGCGAATGATCATCCAGCGCGGTGCCGACGACCGATTGGTGATCGAAATATTGGCCGGCCAGAGCCCAGGCGAACGGGCCGCATCGCTGGTCGCCGGTACGAAGCTGAACGATGTCGCTGTACGTCAAGCGTTGATCGACGGGGGGCTGAACGAAGTCCTCGATAGCGACGATCCGATGATCGAACTGGCACGGAAGATGGAATCCGAGTATCGGCGGATTCGAAAACGCAACGAAGAAATCGAAGAACGCGAACGCCAGGCCTACGCCAAAATCACCGAAGCAACGACCGCGATCGAAGGCACTGGCGGTTACCCCGACGCGACCTTCACGCTGCGATTGGCGTTCGGGACCGTGAAGGGATACGAAGAAGACGGAAATTCGATTCCGCCATTCACGAACTTTGCCGGTGCCTACGAACACGCCGCCCAACACGAAGGCCAAGCCGATTTCGATCTGCCCGCTTCGTGGATGAAGTCCAAGGGCCAAGTCGCCCTCGACACGCAGTTGAACTTCGTGTGCACCGCCGACATCATCGGCGGCAACAGCGGTTCGCCGGTTGTCAACCGCAACGGCGAATTGGTGGGGCTGATCTTTGACGGCAACATCCAAAGCCTGACCAGCGACTACATCTACAGCGACGTCCAAGGCCGCGCCGTCAGCGTCGCCGGAGTCGGCATCCTGGAATCACTGCGATCGATCTACGACGCCAAAGAACTGGCCGACCAAATCGGACGTTAAAACGTACCGAAACTCACTTCCACGCCGGTGCGACTTGCTCGGCGTTCCAGTGGCGCCAGGCTTGCGACAGTTCGCGAACCTTATCCGGCTCAGCCGCCGCAAGGTTCTTCGATTCGCCGATGTCGTCGGCCAGTTGGTAAAGCTGCCAATCGCCTTCACCTTGACGATCGAGTCGCCGCACGATTTTCCATGGTCCGATCCGAGTCGCGTGCCGATCGCCGACCCGCCAATGAATCGGGCGCGGGGCGAGTGCGACGCCCCTGGTCATCAGCGGCATCAGGTCGACACCGTCGATCGCGGGCTCCTGAGGCGAACCGGAACGATCACCAGAAACCGCAACCGCCGTCGCCATCAAATCCATCGACGTGACGGGATGCTCGATTACCCGTGGTGCAATCTTGCCCGGCCAGGAAACCATCATCGGCACCCGCACACCGCCTTCGTACAATTCACCCTTGCCACCGCGAAGGGGCGCGTTGCTGGACGTCAACTCTTTCGTGGGACCGCCATTGTCGCTCAAGAAAATCACCATTGTGTTTTCGCGAAGGCCGGCGTTTTCAATCTCGCCCATGATTTGTCCGATGCTGTCGTCCAAATGCCCCAACATCGCCGCAAAGATGCGGCGGTGGATGTCATCGATCGATGCGAACTTCTTCCTATAGTTTTCGTCGGCCTGCATCGGGCTGTGGACCGCGTTGTACGACAAGCACAAAAAGAACGGCTGGTCGGCATGACGCTTGATGAAGTCGATCGACTCATCCGCGAACGCGTCAGTCAAGTGTTTTTGAATCACGACCGGTTGGCTGGACCTCATCACCGGGTTGTCCGCATCGTAGGGCGGCTCGTTGTGTCCCATGTGATCGGTCCAAATCGTCTTGCCATCGCGGGAAACCCATCGCCCCGAATGACCGTCGGGCAATGCCTTGCGACGAAGCCACGTCGTGACATCATCGGCCGATGGTTCAACGAAAAAATGACCTTCGTGCAGGAACCCAAAGAACTCGTCGAAGCCGCGACGCTGGGGGTGAAACGGCGCCGTCCCGCCCAGATGCCATTTGCCAACCAATCCCGTCGCGTACCCGGCACCCCGCATCGCATCGGCGATCGTCGACTCGTTCGTCGGCAACCCGATGCCCGGATAAGCGTTCTTTGCGCCAATCGGATTAAATTCAAAACCGAACCGCGTTTGGTAGCGCCCCGTCATGATCGCCGCGCGCGATGCGGCACAAAACGGCGCGGTCACGTACCCGTCGGTGAACCGGGCGCCACCAACGGCCAGGGCGTCCAAGTGCGGCGTCGGGATCTCGGTACCGCCATAGCAACCCAGTTCGCCGTATCCCAAATCGTCGGCGATGATGAACAGTACATTGGGCCCGCTACTTTCGCCGGCTGCGTAGGCGACCTGAGTCAACGCGAACAAGCAAAAACCGAAGATCGAACCGAATGAACCTAAACTCATGGACGCTAACTTTTGGTCTCGAGGGAATCTCTCGTGGCTCGGCCGCACCGTCCCGGTGCTTAGCGTTAGCTTTGTGGATTCCATCCCGAAACGCAACTACCGCGTCCGACGTCCGTGGCCGTTCAACGGATCTGGTTCACGCCGACAGCCGCCGATGATGTTAGGAAGTTTTCCCGGCGTGACGTGGGAGTGCGGTCCGCGCTCGTCGTCGACGTCCAAATTGAAACCGTTGAGTGGGTTCTGCGTCCGGGCTAATCAGTTTTGCAACTTGGGCAGCAATCGTCGTGGATTGCTCCGCCGATCCGCCGCATGGAACACGTTGGATTGCGGAGCAATCCACGACAATCGGAACTACCCCGTTTCAAAAACTGATCGGCCCCGAGTTCGGCCTGTCGTCTTTTGCTATTCCCCATCCGCCCGGCAAGGCCGATCACCAAGGAATGCATTTTACACTCGTTAATCCAGGGCGTTTTCACGCACACGGGATACTTGTGATCGTGGTACGCAATCGGAGGACTCGGATCACCACAGCAGGCGAGCTCGTTGCAAGCTCAATCCAACTCACCTACGTTTTCACCAGAGGCACCAGCGAGATTTTTAACAACGAATGGGACATCCCCAACGCAAATCGATCGTGTCGAGAAGCCCCGGAATCGCCGTTTTTTCGTCTCGCTATTAGAACGTCGGTAAGTCCACACGAAACGAACCTCACCGGGTTAGAGTTCGATTTTCTATCACTCGCCCTCACTCGCGTCGGCTGCCTCTTCATCCTCTTGGATCATGCGTTCATAGTCGGCGATCGCTTTTGCGTCGGCATCGTCAGTAACCGCAGAAAGCTCTTCCGATCCTCCGCAGCCGGTCAAGGGAAGGATGCACGACATGCCCAGGATCGTTGCCATCGCAAATGAAACAGCGTTGAATCGTAAAAATAGTTTCGTCATGAATTGGCTCTGTGATTGAATCGTAAAAAGGGTTGATATGAAATTAGCGCAGGTGGCTCGCCAGAACCACCCACGCCGTAAAACTGTTCTATGAAGTAGTCATTCGATCAAGCGTCTAGATCTCTGTATCGATCACTTCGCTAGACGCACTCGTGCCAAGAGCTCCCCAAAGTCCATAGGGACTTTCCGCGCCAGCCTGATTATTGTTCGCGGCCGAACCGCTCGCGAGATTGACGACGGGGTTTCGCTGATTCCCAGCCTCGATCGAGTCCGTGATGAACTTAACTGCACCGTCACCCATCAGAACATGGACCCCGCCTTGATGGCGACTCGAAGTTGTCCCGGTAGTCGAAGACGTAGCACTATTGGCACACAGTTCACCGTTGGGAGGCAAAACCGTGTAACAAGCTCCGAAGTTGGGCAGGTAGTCTGCCCAGCGGTATCCACGGCCGTTGACGGCGGTAAGCGTCGTCGTGCCAGCGGCCCAAAATTTCGGACGAAGCGGATCGATCAAACCGACTGTATCACTGCAATGAGAAGGATTGTTTCGGAGTGTGTTTTCGTTAGGACCGTCCCAGCCGAGCGTCCGAACGTCGCGATCGCCTAAGTCCGTCGCGATCTCACCCGCAGCAATCGTGTTGGAGAGACCATCAAGACAGCTACGAAACCTTTTTTTATCGTGTGGCTTGAAAAAACCACGATTTTTCACCCGAGCATTCTGTGCGAAGGTGGAATTTTCTGGGTACGGAAGTGCATTCGCGCCGGTGCGCACATGAAGGCTGCCGTCGCGTCCACGGTCGTAGGAATCTCCCGCACAGGCGACATAGTTGGTTCTGCCCAGGGCCGGCAAACCGACTCCGGGATCGCTTGGGCAGCGAAACGCAGGAAGTTCAGTAGCCCAAGGGCGGTAGTTAATGTTTTGCGGCGTGGGACCCATCGCAGGGAACTGGTTACCAGCCCTGTCGTAAGGGTTTGAGATCTCCTCCCACAACCCTTGCTGCTCGATAAATGGCAGCAGCCCTACCAAAATGCTCAGCCGATGATTATTGCCTGTGCCGTGGGACTGCCAAATATCGCGTTTGATCGTCGGATGCGTCCCGGCACCGTGCAGCGGAAGCTGCTTGTACGCAGAGTGGTAATTGTGAATCGCGAGCCCGATCTGCTTAAAATTGTTGCTGCAGCTCATTCGACGAGCCGCCTCACGTGCCGCTTGGACCGCTGGCAAGAGAAGTCCGACCAGGACCCCAATAATGGCGATGACAACAAGCAGCTCGACAAGCGTGAAGCCACGCCCTGATCTAAATTTCCGCATCAGACACCTCAAAGAAAAATTTCCAAATACCAGACAGCCAACCGGCGTCTGGTCCCCAAGTAGTGCTTGGTTACCCAGCCATGGTAGCGTCTTTAGCAACCGTTCCCTATTGAAACCCAGGAACGCCTACAGTTTTCTTGGATAAAGAAATGGGTGACTTGGTAACTGAGATCAATATTACTGAGAGGAATATCACTGAGAGCTAAGGAGTTGTTTCCGTACAGATTCTAAGACGTGACGGTCATTGCAATCGACTCCGCATCCACCGAACATCCTCTCGTGGTCCGCACGCGCTAATCGCTCCGTGAACTTCCGGGGGTGGCGACCCGTGATGATCAGGGTCAAGCCTTTTCAAGTCCTCGAATGCCCGCCGCGGAGCTGGATCCGAACTGGTCGGTTTCGATGCCCATGTGCTGGGCCATCGCGACGAACAAATTTGCCAGCGGTGTGTTTCGGGCGGCATCGTGAGCG
The sequence above is a segment of the Rubripirellula tenax genome. Coding sequences within it:
- a CDS encoding sulfatase; translation: MSLGSFGSIFGFCLFALTQVAYAAGESSGPNVLFIIADDLGYGELGCYGGTEIPTPHLDALAVGGARFTDGYVTAPFCAASRAAIMTGRYQTRFGFEFNPIGAKNAYPGIGLPTNESTIADAMRGAGYATGLVGKWHLGGTAPFHPQRRGFDEFFGFLHEGHFFVEPSADDVTTWLRRKALPDGHSGRWVSRDGKTIWTDHMGHNEPPYDADNPVMRSSQPVVIQKHLTDAFADESIDFIKRHADQPFFLCLSYNAVHSPMQADENYRKKFASIDDIHRRIFAAMLGHLDDSIGQIMGEIENAGLRENTMVIFLSDNGGPTKELTSSNAPLRGGKGELYEGGVRVPMMVSWPGKIAPRVIEHPVTSMDLMATAVAVSGDRSGSPQEPAIDGVDLMPLMTRGVALAPRPIHWRVGDRHATRIGPWKIVRRLDRQGEGDWQLYQLADDIGESKNLAAAEPDKVRELSQAWRHWNAEQVAPAWK
- the topA gene encoding type I DNA topoisomerase; amino-acid sequence: MAKSTGKALVIVESPAKARTIAKFLGPNYLVEASIGHVRDLPAGKKEVPEKYKAEPWAYLGVNTDSNFEPLYIVPDEKKKQVKKLKDALKQSDELFLATDEDREGEAISWHLHELLQPKVPVHRLVFHEITKEAIKNALTATRKIDDSLVNAQETRRILDRLYGFDMSNLLWRKIGKGTSAGRVQSVAVRLIVDRERDRIAFVDSTYWDLEAVFLTGKKESLQATLSTVDGRRIPRGTDFDSTTGKLKKKDLLQLNEAEAIALAAKLRTSDFKVTKVEVKPFTQRPLPPFTTSTMQQEANRKLGFTAKRAMSAAQRLYENGYITYMRTDSVTLSTEAITASRDLVRSEYGPDFLHPEVRVYKGKVKNAQEAHEAIRPAGTPFRVPETIRGELDSDQFRLFDLIWKRTVACQMADAKKQRISITIEGGGATFTASGTSILFEGFLRAYVEGSDNPEEELASKEKLLPNVKESDPLDTKSLDPKSHTTQPPARYTEASLTQTLEEKGIGRPSTFASIIGTITDERRNYILKKGSALVPTWRAFSVTRLMEQHFGTLVDYEFTAELEDFLDSISRNEGNREEYLRKFYFGDDSNDKHNVGLKNRLVEKLEEIDPKASAMFLIGKPDSGEFQDEVFVRVGKFGPYLEQGERTASIPEGLPPDEMDLTKAVELLEAGQVEEEPIGTHPESGKPIFVKVGRFGPYLQLGEPDDPEKRNQGLLKGMEVADLTFDLACKLLTLPRTLGEHPEMKAPVQAFDGRFGPYIKCEKETRSLPAGVSPLEVTFDEAMELLKQPKQRGRGTPKEPLRMYEKPSPITEKEVKILEGRFGPYVTDGATNASLRKDMDPKEMTFEAALDLLAERAAKGPTKKKKAAKKKATKKTATKKKAAKKKTATKKTAKKKGVAKKKP
- a CDS encoding glycosyltransferase family 9 protein is translated as METNGSPRILISRMSAIGDSILTLPVACAIREHFPTAYIGWVIEKKAAPMVRGHQALDAVIELERGWFTSARRVRETKALLKPYGFETSIDCQGLTKSALAGFLSGAKQRIGYAGKHGGEVSRLLNNVRVPPVFSHVTDRSLELLIPLDIHSPRVQWKLPLSPASRAWAARWRRTIASSRMAVLNPGATWASKAWEADRFGQTAKFARDRYGYRSVVVWGTFEERLMAEQIVSHSEGSAILAPDTDLHHLGALIEQSDLFISGDTGPLHIAVAVGADTIGLYGATRPGDSGPYGQFAIQKEYESGSRTHRRRADNTAMRAITVEDVCEAIDQIESKRALLRVA
- a CDS encoding S46 family peptidase, whose amino-acid sequence is MLNLALTTSPPDVLGDEGMYLFNDLPTKLLKDRHGFEPSAEWADHLRLSSVRFNSGGSGSFISSDGLVLTNHHVASDTLHKLSTPERNLIDDGFLAKTKADELKTPDLELNQLVSIEDVTNRINAGVKTDASAEDAATQRRAAIAKIESESTESTGLRSDVVTLFGGAQYHLYRYKKYTDVRLVWAPETEAAFFGGDADNFEYPRFNVDATIMRVYENGQPAKLDHYLKWNRDPITDGELVFVSGNPGRTQRIFTVAALEFLRDDRIPYVLEYLRRKEILMQQFGLEGKEQTRRARDELFGIQNARKAYTGMLAGLQNPQTMATKRGREDRLLQQVGERDEIKGLASAWKEVNEIQAEKREMLSQSASLRSTLFDLAQQIALLAAEDKKPNEERLRGFTDSSRDSLLQELLSTAPIYTDLEQAKLADELSRMIIQRGADDRLVIEILAGQSPGERAASLVAGTKLNDVAVRQALIDGGLNEVLDSDDPMIELARKMESEYRRIRKRNEEIEERERQAYAKITEATTAIEGTGGYPDATFTLRLAFGTVKGYEEDGNSIPPFTNFAGAYEHAAQHEGQADFDLPASWMKSKGQVALDTQLNFVCTADIIGGNSGSPVVNRNGELVGLIFDGNIQSLTSDYIYSDVQGRAVSVAGVGILESLRSIYDAKELADQIGR
- a CDS encoding DUF6800 family protein → MPSGIERVREIRRRRTRKKKVAKLLARAAAGTMEKSEVARKLRRMTTGAEIIIAREGLK
- a CDS encoding acylphosphatase — its product is MAVPPIRYLVSFTGHVQGVGFRVTAVQQSRGLDVHGTVCNESDGSVTMDVEGSPSDLKELVRRIESVMSRKLDGTVIDTRNPIGRTGGVAIKK
- a CDS encoding SpoIIE family protein phosphatase, which encodes MAFLVTSSGSGGSERFELVDRETTLGRHPECSIVVDAGAVSRYHAKVFQQNQGFAVEDCGSRNGTFLNGQLLTGPEQLKPGDRIRVSDVEFVFQTDAVPEFARAGSEMTFEGTNFGIMMVDEQDTDRAIGDDSSSSGVGAKIEFRSSADGLKMIATPEAKLEALMQINRNLTGALSVDEVLPKVLSSLFGIFPAADRGFIVMQDAAGNLIPRWVKTRALQDETETIRISRTILREVMTSGEAILSLDASEDSRFDSSQSIADFSIKSMICAPLLDAEGKAFGALQIDSTQGRGQFREEDTDLLAGVAAQAGIVINNARMHERALHQREVEQDLKLATEVQQAFLPQTPPDATGFCVRSFYQAANHIGGDYFDYIHLNDGRVAIVVADVVGHGVAAAMFMAKLSAETRFCLASDPHVGKAIERLNDRMSRLHVERFITFLLIVIDPTDEYVSIVNAGHMAPLVRKYSDKSICEPSEEESGLPIAIDDGMEYEVVRFKFEVGDLAVLYTDGINEAMDMQDEEFGIDRLRTLTAQEGDADTVKDRIVKEVLEHIGDAPPFDDMCMVVIERITGAVVPSKLDAEIGDTVDEEPLHRTHG